A genomic window from Triticum urartu cultivar G1812 chromosome 7, Tu2.1, whole genome shotgun sequence includes:
- the LOC125524622 gene encoding transmembrane protein 258-like, giving the protein MAAKAISSPVPVEWYPTLAVVMVSVGLMLTASFFIYEATTSRRNRSLAKEIVTASIASVFLGFGSLFVLLASGVYV; this is encoded by the exons ATG GCGGCCAAGGCGATCTCCAGCCCCGTGCCGGTGGAATGGTACCCGACGCTGGCCGTCGTCATGGTCTCCGTCGGCCTCATGCTCACCGCATCCTTCTTCAT TTATGAAGCCACGACTTCAAGGCGGAACCGTAGTTTAGCAAAGGAGATTGTCACAGCGTCCATTGCTTCCGTCTTCCTG GGCTTTGGATCTCTCTTCGTGCTCCTTGCAAGCGGTGTTTATGTCTGA